Sequence from the Phragmites australis chromosome 6, lpPhrAust1.1, whole genome shotgun sequence genome:
tttgctAATTAGGAGGGAGAAACAATCTGAAATGCCCTCGATGCCCTTCTGACCCAGTGGGACTCACTGTCGGTGAGAGGCAGAGAAGATAAGACCGGTCGGATTTTTCCTGTGTCTGTGCGGGCggctcagagagagagagcaaagatCGGGTGGGGTTGAGGAAGGCCAGAGGGAGGTGGCGCTGGTGGGAAGAGGAGGAGACCAGAGAGGGGAGCTGACCAGTGCGATAAGCTCTGTGGCGATGGCGGCCTTGGCTGATCGTGGCGGCACGAGAGCGAGGACAAAGAGGAGAGGTCGGCGCTGGGAGAAGAGGCACCAATGGAGAGGGAGATGGTCGGAGAGAGGTCTGCGGCGTGCGTGAGCGGCGCAAGGGGTCGATGCGGTGGTGCGACTATGCGCACAACGATGGGGAGCGGTGGTGTGGACCGGCAACACGGTGTGGTGGCGCGCGCTCGCGGCCATGTGTGAGGCGATGGCGCGACGGTGTGGTGCGGTTTGTGACCAAGTGGCGGCATGCACTGTGTTCGCGTAGTGGATGGCGCGGGTGGCGCGATGGCCTCTGCTTGTTCTATCTCGATCCTCATCGCGAGGCACCCCCTCCCATCTCATTCCCCATCACCATCCCTTCGCCTCCGCCCTGCCTGGGAGCCACCATCGTCCCCTGCCTGAGAGCCACCGCCGCCCTTCGAGCCTTGCTGGCTGTAGATGAAGGTTCGAACGCCCTACTGTCCTTGTGGCCTAACGATAAGGTTGAGTCCTGCTGCGACGCCTCCCATGGCGGCGGCCCCTTCAGAAGGTGATGGTGGAGCTTCTCCAGCTGGTTGGAGATGCAGCACCGGCGAGGCCCTAATTGACGAGTAGCTCTTGGGCTTCAATACAGCGACGAACTTGGATCTGCTCCTGCTTTGGTGTTGCGCTATGGAGAAAGGGAGGCAAAGAAGAGAAAAGGTGTGGTCGACTTGCTCATGGATTGGGCTTAAAACATCTGGTGGCGGTGGTCTTGTGGCTACTGTTCTCTTGCACGAAGGATGAACAAGGAGAAAGAGATGGGTGCCTGTGGTGTGAATCCATGGAGGCGGCTGATGCTGTGCTTGTTCTTTTGATCTAGAAAAATAGAGTTCGAGAGAttgagaggagaagaagcacgtCTGTTGTTGCTACCCGCGATGCTCTTCCTGCTGCCACTGCCCATGGAGATCGATTGGGCATGGAGAAGGCCTTGGCTGTAGCTCGTACATGCGGATGACAGATAGGAAAACTGACTTGTGGGCCCCACCTTAACCAAGGGCGAAATAGACTTTTCACATCCTTTCTTTCTCCTCACAAGCAGCAAATGACTATTATAATAGTTGCGGTGTGTGGTAGCAAATTATCACCATTGAGCGGTGTCTAGCagccaaaaaaaatcatgtctTGCAGTAAAAAGTCAAACTTCTAGTGTGTCCTGTAGCAAATTTTCCCTTTTGTTTATGGGCGTATAAGTTATGATCAATTACTTACATATGGCCTTCAAGCGAAGTATCAGTTAACAAACAGTTTTCTTCAGGTGCACACTAGTAAACTAAATACTGGTGTTAGGGCTTTCTTTACTATGTTTTGGTTTATGGGAAACAAGTATTTACACAAAAGAACACAATTTATCTGGTGATGCTTGGTTGGGAACATGGTCGAAATAATACCTAAATTATCATGCTTTACTTCTAATTGCATGGTTTGTTTGCTTTTTCTAAAATGACAAATATTTATCGGAATGGTGCTGAGATTAAATGTAGATTCCAAAAGCTGAAagtggaaaaaagaaaagaaaaagatgtttGGCCTTCTTGCCTTGTTTCCCTTGTCTTAAAATGTACTGAGGAACAAATATGCACATAAATTTGAGAATTCTTGTTGATCATGTGTTACAGTCAAATTCTAGAGTATGAATGCTTCTCGGGTAGTATTTACTGAACATGTGTCTCTATCCGAATTCCTTTTCCTGTTGGCATAAAATTTTATGGTTTTAATGATTGAATTTGGAAGTGTTATGCTAAAGTTTTCAATTCTTGAAATCAGGTAATTAAGGATAATGCATGGAGACCTTAAATTAGGTGTCTTGTAATACCTCGTTATTGTTCTTTGGCATCAAACACCAGGTAGAACGCCTGATAGTGTGCTTCTGTTTTTTTGATGTGAACTACATTAATTAATGCTGTTTGATTAGCAAGCTTGTAGATGAGAGTTGCAGATGTACATGGAGATGTAGAATAGGAATGCAATTGTGGTATCATAACAATGGGGAGGAACTATGGAACAGTCACTTGTTGTGACTTGTTAGTTCATACTATCCTTATTGCAAAGATTTTCATCTTTTAATCATCATATGCAATGTTACTGATACCATTGTACAGGAGACCTAATTACCACTATAACTTGCTATCTTTTCGCATTTTCCATAATCTGTGAGGTAGATTGTAGTTCCACAAGAAGTTCAAATTGTGAATTAGGTTAGTGAATTTAGCTACTAATAGTATATAATATTTGTTGCTATTATTTAATAATTGGTATCTCTTGTGCATCATTATACCATCTTGATGCTTGTCTACGAATCTTTACACCTGAAGTGTCTCGTCTTCTCTTGCTAGTTCTCTTCTTAAAATTATGTATACTACTTCCTTTTAGAAGAAAGATAATCACGTCCATGATGTGTAGTAATATAGTGTTGGTTTGCATTTGGTCACATTTGATTGAACAATAATCCACTAACTTATGTTATTTTGTATTTAAGTTGTGCTTGGGGCAGCTTCTTTTCTTGTTGGGGACCTCAATGAATAAGAACTGGtggtttataattttttctttccCATGTTCAATCTTTTCGTTCCTGGTGACGCAACAAATTGTTTTTAGTGTAAGCTGGCTTCTTCTGTTTTTTAACAGCAGAACCATATTCTTTTGATGTTTCCTGTGTTGGAAAGTAGTGGTTCACAATGAGTCCTTTGATGGAGGTGCTATTCCCCCATTATGCATTATCTGATAAGCAGTCTAGCATTTTTCCCTTCCTCACTTGACTTGGATTACGTATTTGTTTCCCTCTTTCATTGTTTCAGCATTGTTAATATTTTGTTGGACAATCGCTAATGGaccaaaaattcaatttttaatTGCAGATCTGAAACTACTGACAAGAGTGTGCCAGCAAATTAATCCTACGCCAGTACATGGTGCGCAGGCATTTTACAATCTGATGGTCCAAAGAATTCATCTACTAAATATATTAGCTTGTTTTATGTTTGTTACTCGTGCGCGGCGGCAGTTGTAACGCTGAGTCAATTTTGGGTCTGCAATTCTTTGTTCTAGTATCTGGAAAAAATGGTGTCTTGAATTTTGATCGGGTATTGCGTCTCAAGTCTTACTGGGGTAGTGTTATTTATTGTCAATTGTCATGCTATGTTGACATGGGGATAATGCCTGGAAGATGTTTCTTTATTTCGGTGCAGTATACAGTTTGTAGGTTAGTGAATTAGTTTTGGTGACTCTTCTAGTGTTTTCATTTCTGGAATTGTCATTGTGATACTCATATACAGCCCGCAGGCAAAGTTAAACATCAAATAGTTAACTTCTTTTCCTGTTTGCTTCTTTTGGCAAGGCAGCAAACAGTTAACTCCTTGAGTTGGTCATGAAAAGTTGTGGCTATGCATCGGTTAAACATGTATGGGGTTTGGGAACGCTCGGGGTGGTGAAGTTGTGGAAGTACAGCTTCATCTGCCAAGCTATTGAATTCTACGAACCAATGAAGTCATGGGAGGCGTGTTTGGGTTCTGATGCCCATGTATAGATTCACTTACGCGTGTTAAGCGTTTTAAACATATACCCACAATGGCACTTGCCTCATGGAAGGGTACACTTTATATCTAACTCATCCCACCCCTCACAGCCACTGTCTGCTGCGGCCGACTCAATCCGTGCGCCGTGCTTGTCGCCAGCTCCCCCGCCGGAGTAAACTTATTCGATCGCTTGATGAGCTGTGTGACACAGTTGAAGCAGCGACTACAGCGATCTCAAAGCCACCATCTCAAGTTCGAGCTGAGGTGTGGTGAGGTCGTGCGAATTAGGCAGCCACAAGGCAGTCAGAAACTTCACATGGTAACTTATGCCCGTATCTTGGAATTCGGTTAAGTTGGATACTCGCATGCATGTGAATCCTACCACATGATGTCGCCAACGTAAATCCTAGCTCGGATAAGTTTCTTTTAAGAAAATCGGAATTGATaattttgaaactttgaatttgaattttttttctagaacttGAACATTTTGTGGGTTGAGCTGAGTTGAACCAagaatgcaccggatggtcctcaTAGATCTTGCTGCCCACGACCAACTTACGGATTATATAGGATGCGCACCTAAGTATGCTCCTGAAGGAAACGAAAGGAGCAACTTTCCAACACCGTGACGAAAATGGGATAAGCTTGGTCCATGGCTTGGCTTTCTGGTGTGTACTAGGTAAAATGATCTCCGTTGTACAGGCTACACAGTCATCAATGTAGAAGGACAGAAACTCCAGAAAAAAAGAACTATCATTAGATCGATCCATGTACAAGAATGACAGCAGTAAGATTCAACAGGAAGATGATTTCGCCTTTAGGCAAGCTCAAGTCGTGGAACCGTCTGATACATCTGGATTCTGCCTTTGCCATCCTCACGGGGCTGAAATTCCACACCCTCTGCAATCTCTTCACAGATCCAAACTGAAATCCTGGGACCCTTTGAAAAAGTTCAGGAACAAGTGGCATGAAAGTCCCAAACATATTTGCAGTAGAGCATTCTCGAGAATATTAAACCTTCAATACCTGTAATTAGGCATGAAAACTGCTGTAATAGGAGCTACATAGAGCACCAAAAGATGGTGATATCTTATGATGGTGGTGCAATGGAATCTGTCTGAACACTGTCACTAGAATGCAGGCATCTTTCAAGAATCAGGTTGCGCTAATTCGGTGCAATCTATGCATATCAAAGAGCAATGTTCAAACTGGCAAGGCACTTGCAGGCACTAATTAGATAATCGCCACGCTAGAGTGATAGTATAGTCGAAACCATGTAGTTTCTAGTTAGCAACCAAACCACCCTTGGTCCTTTGGTGTTCTAGGGTAGATCGCTAAGCCATTCAGCATGGTGCAGGCCTGTTgtttctcctttgtttctttgattCATTTTTTCAGTATTACAACCTTTGTCAATTATTTGGCACATACATACGAAATGCATAACACCTGCTTTCCTTTAAGAAAAATATCAGGGCTCCCAAATTAATTGTTATGGTACAGCACTAATTTAACAATCAACCAGCCTTCTCTACACAATCATTCAAATATCACGATAAATCCAGGCATGGCAAGATATGGAACAGTATTTGTAAACTATGTTTTACTGGGAGAAAAGGTTAGAGATGCCCTTTGATGTTTAAGTACCTTCTTACTCAAAAGCTCCTCTTCCTACACTTAGTACAGAaatccccttcactgccagctggTAAACTCCCTTCACTGCCTGTTTTACAGCCGGCAGTTGGCAATGGGTAGTGATAGTCCCCAACTATTACTGTCGGCTCAGggcaccggcagtgaaggtgcttatcactaccggctcaaggcTTCAGCTGGTAGTGGTACCTGTGGAATCACTGTCAGCTGGTGGTTTTGGTCGACAGTAATGCCCGTGGAATCACTACTGGCTAAAACCTCGAGCCGGCAGTACtttgcctctccctctctcctatCTTTctcctctcaatacatgcatacaatgaaaCCTAGGTCAACATTAAtgcatagtaattcatgtccttcattaatatgtaaataaagctacttaatctagTTTAAAAATtcgaccttcattatgatcatgacatGCATAGGGAGGTTCGCTGGTGTTTCCCATGAAACCTAGGTTGACATCCTCTCTAAAAAGAGGTAGCGTATAAAATTGAGAaatatggtgtcatctgaacATATATACGTTGTCAAAGTTTCTGGTAGCCTTCCTCCAtttcgcatactctctactagaaggtatggtgtcatctgaaggtcccTCATGAAGCGACAGTACAATTGATTAATGAAACTCACCGTTTGGGTTCATAACATGTTTGATAAAGAACCTGGCAATCTGTTCCTGGAtagcatgtatttctgcagggaGTATCACACTTGTGTAGTGCTTGAAGTGCTActtttgaagaatcgaaagaattagggCCCGTTTGGATGGTCGGAACGTTTCCGATTCTGGGCGTTTCTACCAGGATCGCTACCAAACGGTGAAAACGTGGAACGATTCTGATAGGAACGGGCGAAATGATTCTCAGGAAATAGCCTAGGCGCGTGAAACGCCCAGAGAGCCGTTTCTCAGTGATTGTCCCCACTAGCTTTTATACGTCCCCGTGGAGTTTATCAGTATTTGCACCCATTACCACTGCTCGAGCACATAGCGTCCTTCCCAACCCGCTGCaacagctcagctcagctcccTTTTTCGTCCCCTCTCTCTAGTGCCTTGAACTCGTCCGCTGCCCAAGCACTCTGTCGCCGCTCGATCCGTGCCGGAGCTGCGCGCCGGCACTCGTGGTGTTCCAGAGCTGCGCGCCGGCCCTCGCGCAATCCATCGAGCCATCCCGGAGCTGCACGCCTCCCTTTCGGCCTTCCGCCCGTCGCCGCTCGAGCTGTCCTGGAGCAGCCCGCCACCCTCCGTTGCCGCTCGAGCTGTCCTGGAGCTCGCGCCGCCCTTCGAGCCGTCCCGGAGCAGCCCGCCGCCCGTCGAGCCATCCCCAGATCTGGGCACCTTCCCTCCGGCACAGGCTCTTCGCACCAAGCACCGCGGTGCTGCTCTAGCTCCCCGGATCCGCATGTCGGGCAGGAGGCAGGAGCTACGAGCAGAGGGCAGAAGGCCAGGAGCTACGAGGAGAGGTATAGCTTACTGGAGTTCTGAATACTACAGCACTTGATCTCGTTTTGTGTTAACAAGCTAGCATCTTAGACACTTGATTTGATATATGACGATGCCAAAAGATGGATGCATACACATACTGTTGCTGACGTTTATAAAGCCATGATCCATTAAACATCTAACTGGTTCTTGCACTCCGCGAAGCTTACCGTGCATGTACTTGATTAGAAAAGGTCAACAACAGAGCGGTGATGGTGAGATGACATTGGGGGGTGAAGTGGCCTGCCGGAGCTCACATCCGTTGATTGTTTGATCGAGCTTACATATGTGGGTTTGGGGATGCATAGATGTTCTAGGAATGGTGATTTGTATGTTTCATATAATTGCGTGATGCGTAGATGTACATTGATTTGGAATGTGTCAGGGGCTTGAAGTTATCAGCCAATTCTATTTTGCTAGATGATTGTGCTGTTGTTCTacttgtgcttgtgcttgtgctggACAAAATAGGCTTGTGCTTGCGCTGGTAATTCAAGATAGGCTTGTGCTTATGCTGGATATAAAAACAAATGGCCCATTGTGCTGGATTGGATTAGGGACAGTGGTGCTATAATCTGTTTTTTAATATGTTTGTCGATTTGCTAAGTATAATATGTTGATTTGTAGATGGTTGAGGCTGATTGGTCCGAAGAGAACACTAGAGTTGTTTGTAGATTGTTTGCTGAACAAGTTAGGTGTGGAAATCGTTCGAGCACCCATTTGAACAATGTAGGGTACAAAAATGCGATTGTCAAGTTTCATGAGGAGACGGACATTTTGTACAATAGAGGCCAATTTAAGAACAAATGGGCAAAATTGAAGGTGGAATATACTGCTTGGAAGAGTTTGTTGAAACAAACAGGTATAGGTTGGGATGAAAAGAAGGGGACAGTTCGCATGAGCGACGATTGGtggaagaagatgagaaaagtAAGTTTGCAAGTTGTAATTTATTTGTTCTTTCATGCCTCGAccaataataaatttataacatatacatacatgttttCAGGAAATTCCAGGATGTGGCAAGTTTAAAGACAAGGGACTTCAAAATGAAGATGAGTTGAATGTTATGTTTGAAGACCTTCGTAATACAGGTGATAACCACTTTTGTGCTTCATCAGGTGTAATTCCTCAAAGTCCTAATGGTGGCTCGAATGGTGGTGATGAGGAGGCTGAGTCAGATGATGACAGTGAACCAGAAGAAATAACACCAAGTGGCAAGGGCAAAGGCAAGAGACCTAGTGGTGATGACAAAGACAAGGTAAAAAGAGCGAAGACAAGTGGAGGCAAGTGGATAGAAGACCAAATTAGTAAAATTGTGTCCTTAAATGAGAGGTCCACAACTTCTGTTGAGTCAATGGCAAGAAGGGAGGACAACTCAGGGTGTTCCATCAAGGAAGTAATGGCTATTGTGAAGGAGTGTGGTGCTATTCTTGGTACAAAGCAACACTTCATTGCTTCTGAATTATTCACTAAGAGAGCTGAGAGGGAGATGTTTATGACTTTGGACACTCCAGAAGACCGGTTTGCCTGGGTCACTATGAAGCACTTTGTCAAATATGGTCCTGTGTAAGTTTTTGAGACATGTTTGTTACTTTATGTGGAGTCATGTTGGACATATTATGTTGAGACATGTTTGTGGGTTTATGTTGAGTCATGTTTGTTACTTTATGTGGAGTCATGTTGGTTGGTTTATTCATGAACTTGTACTATTGAGTCATGTTGGTTGGTTATTCATGAACTTGCCATATTCATGTTATGCTACAGATGTCCTCAAGTGAAAGTGAAAGGAGTGCAAgcgactccgatgatgacgaTGTTTTTGATTTACAAGCCATACGTCAACATCAAGAGCTGTAGACCAACTTGTTTTCTACTGTCACTATGTTGCACAAGTACTACATGAAGTATCATGATAAGAATGCACCAAGGACCTCACAACTCAGTGGATATGGATGGATTATGGAAACACTGAACACACCTGGAGAAAGTCACAGAATGTTCAGGATGAATGGAGGCCTTTTCATCAGATTGCATGATCTTTTGGTAAGTAATTATGGTCTAGAGTCATCCATTCATATGAGCTCAATGGAATCACTTGCCATCTTTCTGTGCATTTGCGGGCAAAATAGATCCAATAGTTCGATTCAGAATACATTCAAGCATTCAGGGGAGACAATCAGTAGGAAGTTTGATGATGTGTTGCATTGCCTAGTTAGGATGGCTAAAGATTGCATAAGACCTCAGGACCGTAACTTCTCCAATGTGCACAGTAGGATTAGTGGTGACCAAAGGATGTGGCCACATTTTAAGGATTGCATTGGAGCCATTGATGGAACACACATCTTAGCGACACCACCTCCTCGAGATTATGTAAGATACATTGGCAGATTAGGGACTTCAACCCAAAATGTTATGGCACTGGTTGATTTTGACATGCGTTTCACCTATGCATCTGTTGGACAGCCAGGTTCTATGCATGACACAAGTGTGCTATATCATGCTATAGAACATGATACACAAGCCTTTCCACATCCTCCGCTAGGTAAAATTTATTGCTATCttccttccctttcttttttgctACTTTCACATTTATTGATTTCTTTCATGTTTATTCAGGAAAATATTATGTTGTCGATGCTGGTTACCCAAACAGACCGGGATACTTATCACCATATAAAGGACAGAGGTACCATGTTCCTGACTGAAGAAGGGATGTCGCTCCTTCTGGTGAGCAAGAGGTATTCAACTATTTGCACTCAAGTCTTTGTAATGTCGTTGACCGAACTTTTGGCGTATGGAAGATGAAGTGGAGGGTACTTTTAAAGATGCCTACTTATCCAATGAGCAAACAAAAGATGATTGTGGCATCTACCATGTGTCTCCATAATTTCATTCGTGAAAATCATGCACTTGATAAACATTTTCGAAGATGTGATCGGAATCCGGATTACATGCCCACAATACCTCGAAGATATGTAAGGCATCAACCCTCTCAAAATTCATCCAATGCATCTACGTCCGATGCAAATGCCATTAATATGGACAAATTTTGTGATGATCTTGCGAAAGCAATTATGGAATCTAGGTCATAGATCAATTTATCATTTTGTAATGTTGTTTTAGAAGCATGTATTTTGGTACCTCTCATATTTTCAATGCTCAAACAGTGGGCCAATTATTCTGTTATGCGATAATTATGGATGCATGTATTTTGTACCTCATTTGCCATGTAAAAATATACTGAAAATTCATCACAAATATCAGGGGTACATTGGTCAATTCCTCTTTCCAGAATCTGAATCCAGACAGCTAGCCAAACGGTTTCAGCAAGTGATTCtgattcaccagagaaacgttTCCAGAGAGAATTTGGATCTGAAACGTTTCTATGTGAATCTGGATCCCTACCAAACGCGCccttagtccttgaacacgtatagaaactaaaaagaaggcatcaatatttaatttcatacctcaacatcattaaacatgATAGATAGCGTCTTCGTCTTTGatgaatgtgtgcatgaaacTAAGAACATAGAACCCGTAGAGATTGTTGatgggtggctgcctcatacacttcaagaggaaaggattcatcaattaactaaattgaaactttttatttagtaggaaatgcaagacatgaatattccctacGTTTTgaaaagtcggtttttacatcatacttcTTCATGTATAGAAAGTAGACAACACTCTTTTTTAGTATCTTGTATACGCCacgtacgtgaatatgaataccaaatTAAAGTTAGATGAAATCGacgtgaagattaaatgatcgatttTACTTattttagcatgtcgatgaggtatCGATAAGTTGACTaagctctcttttgtgagtacAAGATAATAATCTttctcaagtctgggtggatgacaaggaggatccaattaAAACTGCAGAAATATATCACTATAGAAAATTAGTACAagaatcaagttgcccataaaagtgGAATACCCTGGCACACAAACAAGTACTCaaagttgtagggtaagagtattcatcggtgaagtctggattcgtCTGTACAGGTTCCTCGttgacaagcccaggatcgatgaatcctagtttagtatctaattcttgtctgcatgtgtggatctccattctacgaaggagagaagttagctatgcaatttcaaggtacaagatcatataacatgaatcatatacataagtcacttacagagtccacgctctgatTACGAATATGTCGCGGACATTTTCCTgatacaattcatacaagcacttgaatTTCACCCAGAAGGAGTCGTCCCAATTGAGAAAATCTTCATCTCTGTATCTTACAGGGAACGCCTGTGTACCCTACctagactgctccaagtaccacaaCGTAATCgacgtatttgagttgtaaggttattttctatatctagtttgaaCAAAGctcaaaggtttgcccaactcaaacaaCCATCTATCATCCAACTTTGGGATTTCCACTCTTGGAAGTAGTCATGCTAGTTGCTCTGCTATTAATCCAAAAGTAGCTAGAAAGCCTCAACATCCTCAATGATTGGATTTGATTttctcttggcctgcttcttgctgatACGTTCATAGTTAGccggtggcttacttgaagccgcccTGTTTGTTTAACTTTGGCTGTATtaatgaaaaatttcatgctaTCTTCAGGCAGAACATGTTTTAGTGGAGGTGCCAGACGATGGAAAAAATCTGTTACACTGGCGTCCACAATGTTTTCGGTTTTCTCAGCATTAAGTGAATAGACATTCTTGTGTTCCACCAACTTCTTCGATGGCACTGACTTCTTAGGTGATGTCATCTTCTTGGATGTTGTGGAACTTGATTGTGTTTTCTGAGATGCTagctggcttcttgagcagttgacttcttcgaggtgatggctgaggaggtggacttcttctaggagatggctgaggagagggagatctatgaGGCGATGATGCCCCGGGGTGTtatggagagtagaggttctcgggagTTATCCCTAGTGGAAACATTATGcaggccttctcccacgcgatgaatgtaTGCTTGTTCTCttctatagtgttcgccccctcctttGCCGGGTAGTCCACCTTAACATGATGGTAATGGTCAACTGCATCGTCTACTTCTACCACGGTGTAGCCCTCCGATATTAGACGTCTGCGCAAAAGTTCATGGCTGTCACAGGGATAAGCCAcgtcggaagccaccttgatggtaacgTTCTTAGCACCAATGTGCAATTCACATAATGTCCGTGTTGTGATGTGGTCtatgggataagtgatggagtcagctcccgAAATTCCtgtggatgcacagctactccaaCAACCACTGGGCTAGAGCGCACAACATTAGAAGACGCTACCGACTATTCCTGTTCGCTCCCAATGGTGTCCCGTTCAACCCTGATGGCTTCATATACTGCTTGTCTTATTTTTACGtttgtatgttccctctcactTTGTCGCGCAAGttcatgttcatcatcctagcttgttctgcctctcattCTGCATTTTGCTCTGCTTGgaatctctttcgactcttgtaacaaTCGGCGGCTCCtgagaatccatatttccaacccatcacaccAATGCCTCGAGTGTGACCACCATGCTCCTTATTTCCTaaggccaaggtgagctcatccctatccctatctggcttgaaagagccttgcaGACTGTGTGTGGGCGTCCGTAAGCCTctttactagaatttgtgtcacttcctggtctttggaggttgtaaaTCATAAGCTTCTATCagccgagtaagaagcaccTCTCTCACGAAGTAAGAACGTTGATCATTCACTCTAGCACTCCATCTCACGTATGACACCtgtccctctttctctctctcagttCATCTAGGTCTTGTTGCCACTatctttctttcctcacgtacccatgactgacaacttgtactccacaaaggTTTACCAATGATCTTGCAGTTGCGGTTATTTGCTGAAATCTATTGTTGTACCTTTTTGCACATAGGTTCTATTCaatgtgcccttccaattcttaaatgaaaggctcatgatcattagcgtcttacgcttaagtACTTCCATATCTGCATCTTCAGGGAACTTGAACTTTTCTAATatgatgggccacaagatgtcgttcttgattgaatcaggaaccacgtgcaaatcacctcgttcaccagtCCATAATCCATAGCTAATGGAcacatgatccttaacagctATCCCACAagctgacttgtatggcc
This genomic interval carries:
- the LOC133923102 gene encoding uncharacterized protein LOC133923102, giving the protein MGSDSPQLLLSAQGTGSEGAYHYRLKASAGSGTCGITHSVAARSVPELRAGTRGVPELRAGPRAIHRAIPELHASLSAFRPSPLELSWSSPPPSVAARAVLELAPPFEPSRSSPPPVEPSPDLGTFPPAQALRTKHRGAALAPRIRMSGRRQELRAEGRRPGATRRGIGWDEKKGTVRMSDDWWKKMRKEIPGCGKFKDKGLQNEDELNVMFEDLRNTGDNHFCASSGVIPQSPNGGSNGGDEEAESDDDSEPEEITPSGKGKGKRPSGDDKDKVKRAKTSGGKWIEDQISKIVSLNERSTTSVESMARREDNSGCSIKEVMAIVKECGAILGTKQHFIASELFTKRAEREMFMTLDTPEDRFAWVTMKHFVKYGPV